One Perca flavescens isolate YP-PL-M2 chromosome 5, PFLA_1.0, whole genome shotgun sequence genomic window, atttctatatttcttttttgtacTCCTTCAATAAGACtaatttctttccttttttttaagttttctttttgATGCCCTAATCccatttctgccttttttaaTAACGACTATCCATCCTTTTATTAAGGGTATTCTTGCAGTCAGTTATTTTCCTGATACTTATTGTAATATTCTCTTGCACATTGTCTAATAATTGCGGTgctattattttacattttctcatttatttgcTTTCATTTTTGTAAGTATTCTCTGTATTTTCAGAATGCAGGAGCTGTAATTGGGAAAGGTGGCAAAAACATCAAAGCCCTTCGTACAGACGTGAGTACATTTTATACATTTCATACGCCctgaatttttattttgtatttatttttccctCCACTGGTTTTCAGCCTCCCAAACTACCCAGCCTCCTTTTTATAGTTTGTAAAAACACATGAACATGTACAAACATTTACCCTGGATAACTGTTTAAAACTTGTAAACAAGGGTTAGCTGATGCCTGTGTTGAAATTAGCCCTCTGTTCATTAAAACGTCTGACACACTTAATTCTTATATGAACATCATGTAATTACCTCAGCTAAACTGGCCCTTGGCACAAAATTCCAATTTCATGCCCATTTGTTTCTCCATATTGATAATTTATTGTATCAATGCTGTCATGGCAACACTGATGCTCTTGTTGATTTAAATGTATGGGCCCAGTGCAGTGTTTATGAGGTCACCTGCAAAGCCagctaatatatttttttataagtgTTAAGGCAACCTGACCAATTCTTAATTCATTCAATGTCATTGCCTCTTTCTCTAGCCCTCCACAATTTGTTCTacccctctttctgtctctggtCTATTCCCCAACATTGAACTTATCATGTTCTTAATATGCCATTACCCATTTTCCAATGTCAcctttcctctttttctctctttgacAAACCAATCTCTGAGAGAATCAAAGTCACATTTGAACAGTGTAGAGCCtgtatattaaaaatgtattcctCTTCCCTCTTCCCTCTCCCTTGTTTATTATTTGACTGTTGACTTTTGCCCACTTCCTCCTCTGTTGCCCATGTTCTGGATGGCCCCTCCTGCGCCCGCCCACCTGACACCCTGGTTGGCCCTGTCCATAATCGTGCCCTGTCCCTAAATGGGCGCCTTACTTGATTGACATCTGTGCTCGAATGGCCCTGGCCCCTGTCCATGCCACGCCCAGTACAATGCCAGTGTGTCAGTCCCAGACAGCAGTGGGCCTGAGCGGTATGTCCCTAAGCTCCTCCCTCTCACTGCCTGACTACaggtcaaacaaacaagaaGAGATGAATAATAAATAGTCATCCTGCCTCTGTCAAGTCACTGTATTTTTAACCTACCTGTTCTTAGTATTTTAGCCTGAGTCAAAATGCCTAAATTCGTTAATTTCCAAATCTGACTGTAAAAGCCATGTCAACATCCTTTTATATGCCATTTTTAAAGTCACGTCCACATTGAAACTTAGGCTTGTGTGTTCAGGGTTTTTCCAAAATCTGCCAgtctttttaaatcttttctaTAATCTGTGCAATgtcagtgttttttattttattttttattaatgattatCCTTTATCTTTCGCGTTTCCACCTCGCTCCCCCCTCAGAGTGGATATACTGGTGTTCTtggttttttatttagtttcataAGCTCACCTGCTTCTGGCACCATCCCATTCTTTCCTTGAGATGCCCTCATTATACTGATAGACTGATTGTTCATCCATTCTGAAACGCAAAAGGCAAGCTAGGTTTTAAGTGTTGTATGTCGTTTTTCCTTTCCTGCCTTCTGCTTCATCTGAACGTTGTTATTGACTGCTGGAGCTACTGAACGTACAgattatttctctctctgtcccactcATCCCTGCATTCTTTGGTGTTATGTTTGTCGCTTCTCCCATCCCCTTAAAAAGCATCAACTCCAGTGGTGCAAACTTCATTTTTCATGGTATAATCTGCTCTGTTACTCTCCTTCAGCTGTCTACCATTCTACTTTAATTTACAAACTGTGCTTAAGTTCTCTTGATCAGTAAATTCATTGTTATTATGTAAATAGGTGGGTGCAGAcaacaaaattatattttaatatttgttgGCCAAATGAAGCATCAAAATTGCCCCaagcctatttttttttagagactGGATACATTTTGATAAAAATGATAACAAATTAAAAGAGAGGGTTCATTAGATCTCTCAATCTTCCCCGATCTTTCGAAGTTGTGCACCTTATTTGGGGTCTTTGTAGTCAAAGTCTTTGTGGTGTGCATCCACCAAACTATGCTTTCAGACTTTAGAGTTCTCTCCGGCACCTTTGGTGCCTATTCCTGCCAGATTCCTCCCTGTCTTGGCCTTTTAGTGGTCACCAAATGCAGTCACTTTTCTTTGGGTCCCTTTTTCATCTTGtctcctttcttcctttctctgGACAAACaactgttttcttttcatcGCATTATTTGGGGACCCACTTTTTCCAGTTACAGTGTTGAACTATCAATGACCATGACTAGTTTAGAAAACACTGGATGTCAGCAGTTCGTTTAGTTGTTAGTCTCAGTAGTGAGTTGGTTAAATGGGGTGTGACTGTTTTTTATGGCAAAAAAGGATGTCATGTCATTCTCTAATCTGAAATGTccctccccctgcccccccccccccctggtATGCCTTGCTGGCACCCCCAACCCCACCCTCTCTGTGAATTATGAAGCATCCTGAGCATCAGTGCCGACATCGAGACAGTTGGAGAAATCCTGCTGAAGATTATCCCAACACTGGAAGAGGTGAGGACTTGTTGaacttgtttctttctttccatgTCAAGTCCTGTTGAACCCAGTGAACTAAACCATTTATTTGGAAGTTAAGACAATGGTGGATGTTAATGGTTATCACCAAGCTATGTGTTGTAAATGTTCATTGTGTTGAAGACATTTATagttcgattttttttttttacagttttttgcGCGGTGTTTTGAAATTTGGatattgttttaacattttattcacttgcaaataaagtggtttagaTGGGTTAAACTGGACTGATTGAAAACCTGTCTGCTTGTGTCTGAACTATGTTTTGATGCTTTGTATATATAACACTGTTGTCATGTGTCTGTACCTGCAATCAATTGGTGCAAATATTTTTCAATAAGAACTTTCAAATGagattaaaaacaatatattttctttCCCCGTATTGTTATATGTTCTTACTGTCGTCTTCTACAGTAACTTGCCTTTTTGGTGGACGATTTAGCTATAATTATAAGTAACAAGTCTCTGgcaggtttgtgtttttctaaGAACTAAAAAGATAAGTATTAACATGCTGTACGTTCTGCTCAGTACCAGCAGTACAATGGCATGGATTTTGATTGTGAGCTGCGCCTGCTGATCCACCAGAGTCTGGCTGGCTCAATCATTGGAGTGAAGGGAGCCAAGATCAAGGAACTGAGAGAGGTATGTTGATACAAGGGATGGGGATCAGTTTATTGCAACTAAATCAGTTCAAAGCAGTTTACCGACTGGCATGTGTGAGTAATGTACAACATGGATTTTCACACAGCCTTCTGTCGCTGCCAGTTTTTCAGTTGTAACAAGAATACACTCCATGAAATAGCTGGATTAAATCCAGCTGGAGGTACCCAGACAGAATATAATTTTTCTCTTGGTAATCTTTTGTCTTGTAAGGCTTTTGTTTATTGAATTGTTTATTTAACTGTTCTTCTGGCTCAGTCTTTTATGTGTGCCTAAAAGATATGGAAATACCCATAAAATGACATAGTTGTGATTTGATGTTTTGAAATGCTTAAGTAATTTCTTTCTACAGTAGAATTAGCTGCTGTATCATGTAGTAGCCTTCTCCTTTCCTGTGATTatcatgtgtgtctgtctgtctctccagaaCACAAAGACCAGCATTAAGCTGTTTCAGGAGTGTTGTCCTCAGTCGACAGACCGAGTGGTGCTGGTTGGCGGTAAAACGGAGAGGGTGGTGGAGTGTATCAAGACTATGCTGGAGCTCATTGCTGAAGTAAGTATCTTTAACTGTGGTTGAGAGGCCTTTTCTGTGATTTGTCAAGTTTTATACTTTGAGGAATTGCAATAAAACCATTAATTTAATCCCTTTTCTGATTGAAGATACCTTGATGGTTGGAAATATAAAATCTATAGCCTAGTGTAGGACACTTAAATGGGGAAAACTAATGTGTCAACAGCATGTCATGCTCTAGcagatttaaattttttgttgGAGATCCATCAGAACATTTAATGCCCTTTTCAGTAAGATTGTGTTCTATGTCGGGAATATTGAATTGTTGGTAATAGATGCACATTTCTTTTCAGCACACCTGTTCTTGTAAACAGCATTTCAAATGCCCTTTAGCAAGTGAGTTGAGTTGTTCCCTGTGTCATCCTTTTTAGGCTCCCATAAAGGGCCGTGCACAGCCCTACGATCCGAACTTCTACGATGAAACGTATGAATACGGTGGTTTCACCGTGATGTTTGAAGAGAGGGGAGGCGGTCGCAGGCTTATGGGAGGGTTCCCCATGCGTGCGGGCAGGTCCAGTGGTGGAGACCGTGGGTTTGACCGAATGCCCTCTAGCAGAGGTGGACGGGGACCCATGCCTCCTGCCCGCCGGGAGTATGATGAGATGAGCCCCCGCCGAGGTCCTCCTCCACCCCACCCAAGTAGGGTTGGCAGGGGGAGTGGCCGTGGACGCAACATGCCCATGGGACACCCACACAGAGGAGGGTAAGATATGAACACAAATGATCTACGAGCTACTCTTTTCTCTGTTGCTCTCTTactttgctttttcttttactcATGCATAAACATGGCCACTTAATTGAGTTTGTTGGTTGGTTTCTAACTCGTTTTCCTAAAACATTTCTTATATTAGAAATGGGCATGTTTTCTATGCCTGATACAGTCTTGTAcacagtttttgttttactgaTCACTGTAGTGCCAAATGACTGCATCATCCCACTCATCAGTTTGAAGTGGAGTGTCCTTTTACTcttgttaacattttaaattttaattgtttattattttagaAATAGGATCTATTCAGAGTTCCCTTTTCTAGAGCATTTCCTGCATCTGCATATACAAAGATTAATCCCTCTTCAGGTGCTTATTTTTCATTCAGGTGCACTATGTTCACAGATTCACCAAACTTGCTTTACATCGTCTAATTCAGAGGATAAACAGTGTGGAGTATTTTGCATGTAATCCAGTGTCCCACTATGCACCCCtctgaaaacatttgtattcatgGTTATCATTTCATTAATTTTATGTGCTCATCACTCTATgtctgggtgtgtttgtgtgtgtctttttcccATATCCATCTTGCCCACAGAGAAGATCGTTACTATGACTCTTACCGTGGCTCAGACGACAGGTCAAAGTAAGTTTGTCCCCAAACCGTTGCCTAAACCGCCAAACTTAACAGATACTTTGCAATTTTTGTCATTGTATAATGAATAATGCACTTGCCACAATATAATGTAGGTGCTCTGTAACGGTAATTTACTGAAGCAAAGATTTCTCATTAATACCATTGGGTGGTGCTTCCTATAGAATACAGTTTTACTCTTTTGTTCTTTGTAAGAAGTATGTTATTTAGTAGCGCTGACGGGCGTTCAGCATAATTTCCATTTACAAATGTGACAAATACTTGGCTATGATGGATTCAAATTAAGTTGTAAGTGTTGAGGTAT contains:
- the hnrnpk gene encoding heterogeneous nuclear ribonucleoprotein K isoform X3; this encodes METEIEQQEDTSFGNTETNGKRPAEDADEQKSFKRSRNSDEMVELRILLQSKNAGAVIGKGGKNIKALRTDYNASVSVPDSSGPERILSISADIETVGEILLKIIPTLEEYQQYNGMDFDCELRLLIHQSLAGSIIGVKGAKIKELRENTKTSIKLFQECCPQSTDRVVLVGGKTERVVECIKTMLELIAEAPIKGRAQPYDPNFYDETYEYGGFTVMFEERGGGRRLMGGFPMRAGRSSGGDRGFDRMPSSRGGRGPMPPARREYDEMSPRRGPPPPHPSRVGRGSGRGRNMPMGHPHRGGDRRGRPDRYSDNMSGGGYDNSSSWDSYQSGGRGSYNDMGGPVITTQVTIPKDLAGSIIGKGGQRIKQIRHESGASIKIDEPLEGSEDRIITITGTQDQIQNAQYLLQNSVKQYSGHLL
- the hnrnpk gene encoding heterogeneous nuclear ribonucleoprotein K isoform X2; this encodes METEIEQQEDTSFGNTETNGKRPAEDADEQKSFKRSRNSDEMVELRILLQSKNAGAVIGKGGKNIKALRTDYNASVSVPDSSGPERILSISADIETVGEILLKIIPTLEEQYNGMDFDCELRLLIHQSLAGSIIGVKGAKIKELRENTKTSIKLFQECCPQSTDRVVLVGGKTERVVECIKTMLELIAEAPIKGRAQPYDPNFYDETYEYGGFTVMFEERGGGRRLMGGFPMRAGRSSGGDRGFDRMPSSRGGRGPMPPARREYDEMSPRRGPPPPHPSRVGRGSGRGRNMPMGHPHRGGEDRYYDSYRGSDDRSNDRRGRPDRYSDNMSGGGYDNSSSWDSYQSGGRGSYNDMGGPVITTQVTIPKDLAGSIIGKGGQRIKQIRHESGASIKIDEPLEGSEDRIITITGTQDQIQNAQYLLQNSVKQYSGHLL
- the hnrnpk gene encoding heterogeneous nuclear ribonucleoprotein K isoform X1; translated protein: METEIEQQEDTSFGNTETNGKRPAEDADEQKSFKRSRNSDEMVELRILLQSKNAGAVIGKGGKNIKALRTDYNASVSVPDSSGPERILSISADIETVGEILLKIIPTLEEYQQYNGMDFDCELRLLIHQSLAGSIIGVKGAKIKELRENTKTSIKLFQECCPQSTDRVVLVGGKTERVVECIKTMLELIAEAPIKGRAQPYDPNFYDETYEYGGFTVMFEERGGGRRLMGGFPMRAGRSSGGDRGFDRMPSSRGGRGPMPPARREYDEMSPRRGPPPPHPSRVGRGSGRGRNMPMGHPHRGGEDRYYDSYRGSDDRSNDRRGRPDRYSDNMSGGGYDNSSSWDSYQSGGRGSYNDMGGPVITTQVTIPKDLAGSIIGKGGQRIKQIRHESGASIKIDEPLEGSEDRIITITGTQDQIQNAQYLLQNSVKQYSGHLL